The following proteins are co-located in the Eriocheir sinensis breed Jianghai 21 chromosome 1, ASM2467909v1, whole genome shotgun sequence genome:
- the LOC126995909 gene encoding uncharacterized protein LOC126995909: MHLSGMFQGVQIQPHAAPPGPPLHRLQQTLEVPRQLHLPHEEVPREQRCGGCRPVVCSASALPDLPRPPHSEHRAGGSFGRHAGGGREVMKPLPDSAPGCGSLLSPAHLSKKGTDSLVLLSEMRKIQVYPPPNTSHQAPPAVEIIVEVLEDTDAEYQYIILVEDAAVAHFTMTDTAAIWNTSGRQ; the protein is encoded by the exons ATCCAACCTCACGCTGCACCGCCGGGCCCACCACTGCACCGCCTGCAACAAACACTAGAAGTTCCACGCCAGCTACACCTACCACatgaagaag TTCCACGGGAGCAGCGGTGTGGCGGGTGCCGGCCGGTGGTGTGCTCTGCGTCAGCACTCCCTGACCTGCCGCGTCCACCACACTCAGAG CACAGGGCAGGAGGCAGCTTTGGAAGACATGCAGGGGGTGGCAGGGAGGTCATGAAGCCACTCCCTGACAGTGCACCAG GTTGTGGCTCCCTGCTCAGCCCTGCCCACCTCAGCAAGAAAGGAACTGACAGCCTTGTCCTGCTGTCAGAGATGAGGAAGATTCAAGTGTACCCACCTCCAAACACCTCCCACCAGGCGCCTCCTGCGGTGGAAATCATTGTGGAGGTGTTGGAGGACACGGATGCAGAGTACCAGTACATCATCTTGGTGGAGGACGCTGCCGTGGCCCACTTCACCATGACGGACACTGCTGCCATATGGAACACCTCAGGCCGCCAGT GA